One Echinicola strongylocentroti DNA window includes the following coding sequences:
- a CDS encoding LamG domain-containing protein: protein MKITSKILIAGLVAASLSCNDGYIDDITPVPQGDDETAPEVAINFPDPGPLTWVPEDVMAIDIDFEVMDDIEIQDIIVTMDGQEIGNYTDFRDYRKAAIKLPYENLTNGDHTLTVTANDLSGKTTTNTVEFEKPEDYIPQYDGEVFYMPFDGQYLELVSVSEATAVGEPGFAGESASGANAYAGATDSYLTFPAADLAEGEFSASLWYKVNANPDRAGILVIGPPDPDNPDAQNNRTAGFRLFREAAGSNQRIKLNVGNGSGENWFDGGATADINPGSGEWVHIAISISGTECAVYINGEPVSQGTFPGISWEGCDIMSIGSGAPRFSGWGHLSDNSFIDELRIFNKALSQTEVQGIMDDEQP from the coding sequence ATGAAAATAACTTCTAAAATACTTATTGCAGGCTTAGTGGCAGCCAGCCTCTCCTGTAATGACGGCTATATAGATGATATCACCCCCGTACCACAAGGTGATGATGAGACTGCTCCTGAAGTAGCGATCAACTTTCCAGACCCCGGCCCATTGACGTGGGTTCCGGAGGATGTCATGGCGATCGACATCGATTTTGAAGTAATGGACGATATCGAGATCCAGGACATCATCGTCACCATGGACGGGCAGGAAATTGGCAATTATACAGATTTCAGGGATTACCGTAAGGCCGCCATCAAGCTGCCTTATGAAAACCTCACCAACGGCGACCATACCCTTACGGTCACTGCCAATGACTTATCAGGAAAAACCACCACCAATACAGTGGAATTTGAAAAACCGGAAGATTATATTCCGCAATATGACGGAGAGGTTTTCTATATGCCTTTTGATGGTCAATATTTGGAATTGGTCAGTGTAAGCGAAGCCACCGCAGTGGGAGAACCCGGCTTTGCAGGTGAGAGTGCTTCGGGCGCCAATGCCTATGCCGGTGCTACTGACTCTTACCTTACTTTCCCTGCTGCTGACCTAGCAGAGGGTGAATTCAGTGCGTCACTTTGGTACAAGGTAAATGCCAACCCAGACCGTGCAGGTATCTTGGTCATCGGCCCACCAGACCCTGACAACCCTGATGCCCAAAACAATCGTACAGCCGGGTTTAGGCTTTTTAGGGAAGCAGCAGGAAGCAACCAACGTATCAAACTAAATGTAGGAAATGGTAGCGGTGAGAACTGGTTTGATGGTGGCGCTACGGCCGACATTAATCCTGGCAGTGGAGAATGGGTTCATATCGCTATCTCCATTTCGGGGACTGAATGTGCCGTTTATATCAATGGTGAACCAGTGAGCCAAGGCACTTTCCCTGGCATTTCTTGGGAAGGATGTGACATCATGTCCATCGGCTCTGGAGCACCGCGGTTTTCAGGATGGGGACACCTGTCTGACAACAGCTTTATCGATGAGCTTCGCATCTTCAATAAGGCACTGTCCCAAACTGAAGTACAAGGCATCATGGACGACGAACAGCCGTAA
- a CDS encoding RagB/SusD family nutrient uptake outer membrane protein, whose translation MKRFRYKLITLAMVLSLTATFSCSEYLNAPLENQILADDTDYSQSQNMVLLLNGSYAKFYDFEWETYPLISVRGDDVNPAGDQQVLFDTDEYNYGRSFWIYNSTWLNFYSDIMYWNGAIEEIRKYQEAGASASNAEQYIAEIKVMKGYNMLQLARLWNDILIPLSSDPNDLYEVELTPFNDVMQYISDQMDEAIPNLPNIRPNQRTDITGGVTRYTALAVKALANLEMGNYQATAEATGTIIGSGEFMLEQDYYQLFKIPGKLNSENLLEFQYSDYGAESGTSEKFPWQVYGPQAVGWQPAVPESAGGWGFWEPTEKYIKFMLDRNDRKRLATTVLFTPDGISDIEADPDYADLPNWVTNVTPDGDTFGNAPRYKFLSGKHYLPTTQLTPGRFNYGENKNMIAIRYAEILLVHAEALVSGASSSVMSADEAVNAVRSRANLGTLSGVTLDDVLDEKFAEFGMEWGVRFFDLVRHGQTDDLSYEGRSYQEGDRFLPYPLDQVDILPQLQEASNQ comes from the coding sequence CCATTGGAAAACCAAATATTGGCAGATGATACCGACTATAGCCAATCCCAGAACATGGTTCTCCTACTCAATGGATCCTATGCGAAGTTTTATGACTTTGAATGGGAAACCTATCCGCTCATATCTGTAAGAGGAGATGATGTCAACCCTGCCGGTGACCAACAGGTACTGTTCGACACAGACGAATACAATTACGGCCGCAGTTTCTGGATATACAATTCCACTTGGCTCAATTTTTACTCTGACATCATGTACTGGAATGGGGCCATAGAAGAAATCAGGAAATACCAGGAAGCTGGTGCCAGTGCCTCCAACGCAGAACAGTACATCGCCGAAATCAAAGTAATGAAAGGGTATAATATGCTGCAACTGGCCAGATTATGGAACGACATCCTCATCCCCCTATCATCTGACCCCAATGATCTCTATGAAGTCGAACTGACACCCTTCAATGATGTCATGCAGTACATTTCTGATCAAATGGACGAGGCCATACCCAATCTTCCCAATATACGACCAAATCAACGAACCGATATCACGGGAGGCGTCACTCGATACACCGCATTGGCCGTTAAGGCATTGGCCAATTTGGAAATGGGGAATTATCAAGCCACTGCTGAGGCCACAGGGACGATTATCGGTAGCGGAGAATTTATGCTCGAACAGGATTACTACCAATTATTCAAAATCCCTGGAAAACTAAACAGTGAAAATCTCCTGGAATTTCAGTACTCTGATTACGGTGCAGAAAGCGGTACCTCTGAAAAATTCCCTTGGCAAGTTTACGGACCACAGGCGGTTGGTTGGCAACCTGCTGTACCTGAATCCGCTGGTGGATGGGGCTTCTGGGAGCCAACGGAGAAGTACATTAAATTCATGCTTGATCGAAATGACCGTAAGCGTTTAGCGACTACTGTCCTTTTCACCCCAGACGGCATCAGTGACATTGAGGCTGATCCCGATTATGCGGATCTACCCAACTGGGTCACTAATGTCACCCCTGATGGCGACACCTTTGGCAACGCCCCTCGGTACAAGTTCCTTAGCGGCAAGCACTATCTGCCCACTACCCAACTGACACCAGGGAGATTTAATTATGGTGAAAACAAAAATATGATTGCCATCCGATACGCTGAAATTCTCTTGGTACATGCCGAAGCACTCGTAAGTGGAGCATCAAGCAGTGTCATGTCAGCAGACGAAGCTGTGAACGCAGTGAGGTCAAGGGCAAACCTCGGCACCTTGAGCGGGGTCACCTTAGACGATGTCCTGGATGAAAAATTCGCTGAATTTGGCATGGAATGGGGCGTGCGTTTCTTTGACTTGGTAAGGCATGGCCAAACTGACGACCTGAGCTATGAAGGGAGATCCTATCAAGAGGGCGACCGTTTCCTCCCCTACCCACTTGATCAGGTGGACATTCTACCACAACTTCAAGAAGCAAGCAATCAGTAA